TCCACGGATAAGAGAGAATCTCTTTGATCATTTTTTCATTCAATACATAAACAGGCGTTTCAATACCTAGCTTTAGAAACTCGTATTTGCTCTGTAACAGCGTTTCATTATAAACAGTAGTCATTTGCTTACGAATAGCTTTTTCATCCTTTATCGCTTGGTCTGATAGTTTCATAAGCATTTCTGACGATATGGCATCTAAACGAGTTACTTTTACTAGGTCGATATGTTGCTTAATTTCTTGTTCGATAGAATCTTTTATAGCTGAATCTACCTCTTTTAGATAATCAAGATAGTCAGTCAATCCCTTTTTGCGCATTTCACGTTCAGCTTTATTCAGAACCTCGCTTAATTTGTTGTAATCAAAGCCCTTTTTAGTGAGATAAAGCCGTGTCTCTTTGTTCACTTCGCGGTAAGCACGCAAATATGATGCCTTCAACCGCTTTTCTAATTTCTTAGCCTCTTTGTTCCAATTGGATTCGAGTTGTTCGGCTCTTTTTATCCAATACTGCTC
The window above is part of the Bacillus cytotoxicus NVH 391-98 genome. Proteins encoded here:
- a CDS encoding minor capsid protein codes for the protein MPTIEQYWIKRAEQLESNWNKEAKKLEKRLKASYLRAYREVNKETRLYLTKKGFDYNKLSEVLNKAEREMRKKGLTDYLDYLKEVDSAIKDSIEQEIKQHIDLVKVTRLDAISSEMLMKLSDQAIKDEKAIRKQMTTVYNETLLQSKYEFLKLGIETPVYVLNEKMIKEILSYPWSGENFSNRIWNNKKKLLQVLREELTQDVIQGLHADEVSERLAKKMNVEMSHAITLVHTESSYFYNRATLDSFGEAEIEQYKLHVTFDHRTSPKCRSLDTSKVYNRADASVGYNYPPLHPRCRTLPIPYFEGVSGPKYRWVRDNAGKSVKVNEPEMTYNEYKKQFLK